One region of Coriobacteriia bacterium genomic DNA includes:
- the fabD gene encoding ACP S-malonyltransferase: MTIQPRTMIVFPGQGSQHAGMLDAAPETDGFERLLDAAEALSDIELGAISVLGSDEDLSDTRVAQPLLYLTDWAWGTALLDSGLQPDGAAGHSLGELAALAIAGVYSVEAGLELVVERSKLMATQTAGDLGSMAAVIGLDASTVSACLNGIDSVWVANDNSDSQIVISGLDASVEAASLVLSEAGARRIIPLKVSGAFHTPLMEPAAHAFAETLRGADFSDAVFPVYQNADPRPTTDAETIRERLIRQMTSPVMWTDTMAQMTADGPIHLIEAGPGNVLTGLAKRIESVRARAVESVGIETVIEEAARS; the protein is encoded by the coding sequence GTGACGATTCAACCCCGAACGATGATCGTCTTTCCCGGACAGGGCTCCCAGCATGCCGGCATGCTTGACGCCGCCCCGGAAACCGACGGCTTCGAGCGCCTACTTGATGCAGCAGAAGCTCTGAGCGATATCGAGCTGGGAGCCATCTCTGTTCTGGGTTCGGACGAGGACCTTTCTGATACGCGCGTGGCCCAGCCTCTTCTCTATCTGACCGATTGGGCATGGGGCACCGCCCTGCTTGACAGTGGACTGCAGCCGGACGGCGCCGCAGGACACTCCCTGGGTGAGCTCGCGGCGCTGGCGATAGCCGGCGTCTATTCCGTCGAGGCAGGCCTTGAGCTGGTTGTGGAACGCAGCAAGCTGATGGCAACTCAGACCGCCGGTGATCTAGGGTCCATGGCCGCTGTGATCGGGCTCGACGCAAGCACGGTGAGTGCCTGTCTCAACGGTATCGATTCTGTCTGGGTCGCCAACGATAACTCGGATAGTCAGATCGTCATCTCGGGCCTTGATGCTTCGGTAGAGGCCGCATCGCTCGTGCTTTCTGAAGCGGGAGCCCGACGCATCATCCCGCTCAAGGTGTCAGGCGCTTTCCATACCCCGCTGATGGAGCCCGCGGCGCACGCGTTCGCCGAGACCCTGAGGGGAGCCGACTTCTCAGACGCCGTGTTTCCTGTCTACCAGAACGCCGACCCGCGTCCGACCACTGACGCAGAGACCATTCGTGAGCGCCTCATCCGACAGATGACCTCCCCGGTGATGTGGACGGACACGATGGCGCAGATGACCGCGGACGGACCCATTCATCTGATCGAAGCCGGCCCGGGCAACGTGCTCACCGGCCTCGCCAAGCGCATAGAGTCGGTACGCGCCCGTGCCGTAGAATCGGTGGGAATAGAGACGGTCATCGAGGAGGCGGCGCGTTCATGA
- a CDS encoding nitronate monooxygenase → MPTLTIGTATSRLPIVQGGMAVRISLSPLAGAVAAAGGIGLIAGSGLSHNELVSEIRNARALADGGVIGVNIMVAITKFKERMRAAMSEGVDLVVAGAGFSRDVFAWGREFDVPVVPIVGSARVAKLAERFGASAVVVEGFEAGGHLGTDRLMLDLLPEIVAAVQIPVIAAGGVVTGADIKTALDRGAAGVQMGSRFAATVESSAPEAFKQMYVDATDDDIVIVKSPVGLPGRALKNPFWHRTQAEDYPEIERCRACLKECHKEYCIVNELEMAQRGDVEQGLVFSGSAAARIHDVPTVGELMSRLESEWQAAQGGPTS, encoded by the coding sequence ATGCCCACCCTGACAATCGGCACGGCCACCTCGAGACTTCCCATAGTCCAGGGCGGTATGGCGGTTCGGATCTCCTTGTCGCCCTTGGCTGGGGCCGTTGCGGCTGCGGGTGGAATCGGGCTGATCGCCGGCAGTGGACTGTCCCACAACGAACTCGTATCTGAGATTCGCAACGCGCGTGCGCTTGCCGACGGTGGTGTCATCGGTGTGAACATCATGGTGGCCATCACCAAGTTCAAGGAACGTATGCGCGCAGCTATGTCCGAGGGAGTGGACCTCGTCGTTGCAGGAGCCGGGTTCTCACGCGACGTGTTCGCCTGGGGACGCGAGTTCGACGTCCCGGTCGTGCCGATCGTCGGCAGCGCTCGGGTGGCCAAGCTCGCGGAACGCTTCGGTGCCTCCGCTGTCGTGGTCGAGGGTTTCGAGGCTGGAGGGCATCTGGGCACCGACCGATTGATGCTCGATCTGCTTCCCGAGATTGTGGCCGCAGTGCAGATTCCCGTGATCGCCGCCGGAGGCGTGGTCACGGGCGCCGACATCAAGACGGCGCTTGACAGGGGAGCTGCTGGCGTTCAGATGGGCAGCCGGTTTGCCGCCACCGTCGAGTCTTCCGCACCCGAGGCCTTCAAGCAGATGTACGTCGATGCAACCGATGACGACATCGTCATCGTGAAGAGCCCGGTCGGTCTGCCCGGGCGCGCCTTGAAGAACCCCTTCTGGCACCGCACTCAGGCCGAGGACTACCCTGAGATCGAACGCTGCCGCGCCTGTCTCAAGGAGTGTCACAAGGAGTACTGCATCGTCAACGAGCTGGAGATGGCCCAACGTGGTGACGTGGAGCAAGGTCTGGTGTTCTCGGGATCTGCCGCCGCGCGCATACACGATGTTCCCACCGTCGGTGAGTTGATGAGCAGACTCGAGAGCGAATGGCAGGCTGCTCAGGGAGGACCGACATCATGA
- the ftsY gene encoding signal recognition particle-docking protein FtsY, with protein sequence MSSAWFSRLSDGLSRSRERLGEQLNVLLRRGPDLDEEFWQELEDALIGGDVGVTASTEIVDTLRDEAARKALPDAAAVIERLVTRIAEEFVVGRDPFAEHPVTVLMVGVNGTGKTTSVGKIAKQATDAGLTVLLGSADTFRAAASEQLDVWAQRAGVSVVRRDRGADPAAVAFDTVVLAEQSKTDLTLIDTAGRLHTSADLMRELQKVQRVTRDRSVAPTRTVLVMDATTGQNGLVQAKEFHAALGVDGIVLTKLDGTAKGGVAVAISRELKIPIVRIGVGEALEDLRPFDALTFARALVSGD encoded by the coding sequence ATGAGCTCGGCGTGGTTCAGTAGGCTCTCTGACGGTCTCAGTCGCAGTCGCGAACGACTGGGCGAGCAGCTCAACGTACTGCTGAGACGTGGCCCGGACCTCGATGAGGAGTTCTGGCAGGAGCTCGAAGACGCCCTCATCGGCGGAGACGTGGGCGTCACCGCCTCCACCGAGATCGTCGATACCCTGCGGGACGAGGCCGCTCGCAAGGCGCTTCCGGACGCCGCAGCGGTCATCGAGCGCCTCGTCACCCGTATCGCCGAGGAGTTCGTCGTGGGGAGAGATCCGTTCGCCGAGCACCCGGTCACCGTCTTGATGGTCGGGGTCAACGGAACGGGCAAAACCACATCGGTGGGCAAGATCGCGAAGCAGGCCACCGATGCAGGTCTCACCGTTCTGCTGGGTAGCGCTGACACGTTCAGGGCGGCGGCGTCCGAGCAACTCGACGTCTGGGCCCAACGAGCGGGCGTTTCTGTGGTCCGCAGGGACAGGGGAGCGGATCCCGCGGCCGTGGCGTTCGACACGGTCGTACTCGCGGAACAGTCCAAGACCGACCTGACCCTCATCGACACCGCCGGTCGACTTCACACGTCAGCAGACCTCATGCGTGAGCTGCAGAAGGTACAGCGAGTCACGCGCGATCGCTCGGTAGCGCCAACAAGAACCGTCCTTGTCATGGACGCCACCACAGGCCAGAACGGTCTGGTGCAGGCCAAAGAGTTCCATGCCGCCCTAGGCGTCGACGGCATCGTCCTCACCAAGCTTGACGGCACCGCCAAGGGCGGCGTCGCGGTCGCGATATCCCGCGAGCTGAAGATCCCGATCGTTCGCATAGGTGTCGGCGAAGCGCTTGAGGATCTTCGACCATTCGACGCACTCACGTTTGCGCGCGCCCTGGTGTCCGGTGACTGA
- the fabG gene encoding 3-oxoacyl-[acyl-carrier-protein] reductase, giving the protein MSDLSGKAALVTGASRGIGAAIAVELAARGAVVVVNYAGSREAAESVVAEIITAGGQALAFRADVTDPVEAQSLVDATVAEFGALDIVVNNAGITRDGLLVRMSDDDWRAVIDTNLTGVFSVTRAAAKVMMKQRSGSIVSVTSVIGLVGNAGQANYAAAKAGVIGLTKSVAKELAGRGVRANAVAPGFIETDMTRALPEAVCEAARAQIALKRFGSVGDVARAVAFLAGDDAAYITGQVLAVDGGMTFS; this is encoded by the coding sequence ATGAGCGATCTTTCCGGCAAGGCCGCCCTGGTCACCGGGGCATCCCGTGGCATCGGTGCAGCGATCGCAGTCGAGCTTGCGGCGCGTGGCGCGGTCGTCGTCGTCAACTACGCCGGGTCTCGTGAAGCAGCCGAGTCTGTAGTTGCCGAGATCATCACCGCTGGCGGCCAAGCGCTGGCCTTTCGGGCCGACGTGACCGATCCCGTTGAGGCTCAGTCACTGGTGGATGCGACGGTGGCCGAGTTCGGTGCGCTTGATATCGTCGTCAACAATGCGGGGATAACCCGCGACGGATTGTTGGTACGCATGTCTGATGACGACTGGCGTGCGGTCATCGATACGAACCTCACCGGGGTCTTCTCGGTGACCCGGGCCGCTGCCAAAGTGATGATGAAGCAGCGCTCTGGCTCGATCGTCTCGGTCACGTCAGTCATCGGCCTTGTGGGCAACGCGGGACAGGCGAACTACGCCGCCGCCAAGGCGGGCGTCATCGGACTCACGAAATCCGTCGCCAAGGAGCTCGCGGGTAGAGGCGTACGCGCCAACGCGGTCGCACCGGGATTCATCGAGACCGACATGACCCGCGCACTGCCCGAGGCCGTATGCGAAGCCGCTCGGGCTCAGATCGCCCTCAAGCGCTTCGGAAGCGTCGGCGATGTCGCGCGTGCGGTAGCCTTCCTTGCAGGAGATGATGCTGCCTATATCACCGGACAGGTTCTCGCCGTGGACGGCGGTATGACATTCTCGTAG
- the rnc gene encoding ribonuclease III → MATAGKPVDSVEARLARAEAITGHVFADRALLQQAITHPSASEDRDPSAYYERLEFLGDAVVGMLVAEEVYRRFPEMDEGGMTRIRVSVVAGTVLASVASRLGLADVLILGHSEVGTAGRGLTSALENSFEALTAALYVDDGIETARAWVLDSLGPLISSDAAHTPENPKSRLQELLQADGVAPLYRITRTDGPPHDRSFVAIVEVAGTVRGSGSGRSKKDAEAAAAADALRAMDPDLTP, encoded by the coding sequence ATGGCCACCGCGGGCAAGCCCGTCGATTCAGTTGAAGCTCGACTCGCGAGAGCGGAGGCGATAACCGGCCACGTTTTCGCTGATCGGGCTTTGCTCCAACAGGCGATTACGCACCCCTCCGCCTCTGAGGATCGCGACCCGTCTGCCTACTACGAGCGACTTGAGTTTCTCGGGGATGCCGTGGTCGGGATGCTGGTGGCTGAAGAGGTCTATCGACGCTTTCCCGAGATGGACGAGGGCGGTATGACCCGCATCCGCGTGTCGGTGGTCGCCGGAACGGTGCTCGCGTCCGTAGCATCACGTCTCGGCCTTGCCGACGTCTTGATTCTGGGCCACAGCGAGGTCGGGACTGCGGGGCGCGGACTCACCTCCGCGCTCGAGAACTCGTTTGAGGCGCTCACCGCCGCGCTCTACGTCGATGACGGTATCGAGACCGCTCGCGCGTGGGTTCTGGATTCGCTCGGACCGCTGATCAGCTCCGACGCCGCCCACACTCCCGAGAATCCCAAGTCGCGCCTTCAGGAGTTGTTGCAGGCCGACGGCGTTGCCCCCTTGTACCGCATCACCCGCACTGACGGCCCGCCCCACGATCGGAGTTTCGTTGCGATCGTGGAAGTGGCGGGAACCGTCCGCGGTTCGGGATCGGGACGCTCGAAGAAGGATGCCGAGGCTGCTGCGGCTGCTGATGCACTCAGGGCGATGGATCCGGATCTGACCCCCTGA
- the smc gene encoding chromosome segregation protein SMC, whose translation MHLKSLILKGFKSFADRSVLSLEPGVTTVVGPNGSGKSNISDAVLWVLGEQSAKTLRGQAMEDVIFAGSSARQAVGVAEVDLVLDNSDGTLPLEFTEVTITRRMYRSGESEYLINQSPARLMDVQDLMHDSGLGRDTHSIISQGRLDEVLNSRPEDRRALIEEAAGVLKHKKRKERAVRKLAGLEAHLERARDIALEIDRQLRPLERQASKATQHTDLVHRIRDLDVALAVDDLRGLQAEWDEISKREKEAEADIDLSRYRLTEKEHELDKFQSLLEEKGLFVGDLSEQRRRMQSILERLDAGLLLLEEKGKNLISRLSELRAKLHQAETRAASRGGELEALTADRLETDARLRGFYTQLSELRKESERVRKARTAADDELARLSAEVRRSRKLLDDDRLALSKAEQAVSSSGLEIELLERRQSQVHESRQAGQATLSARRSRLDNLDSLTARVKRDMALADSDVDKRVRVLDSRRRELDAQREALTSARAEARGLEEVDRAFAAASPALAWAISKRDELPGVIGPVAEALRTSDRFEGLVERLLGADLFGLLVQDAASAAAVATSVASNAAGEIALLPVADMRSHHSSTVAAGTRLFDHLDCDEQARPALEALLGDVMLVDSIEDALAASAADTTGSRFTTLSGAVVWPSGKLTLGTQVADTEGVLARKRRINSLHEDMGALTARLGEAEAAQAEAEDALALAQQDALELSQKLAALLGEHDSLLEEVGRLEEQLTVLDAESESISNRAHLINERSSKDQPLVQQLTDSIAACEANIESLEEESAAAREVRDVRFREESAVAERLSACQVEIATVSEREVHLKRQLKTITAEITELEETVIRSRDTEKALELLRLRIQPLHDHYLALQEYAESWSLKLRDRARFEQADSESLRQTIHDAQDAVRAAQGEIADKSEAISEIRVSRGQFEIQVNQAVRRIVEELGVPIETALGSEPLEDRRVTEDQAHALRKRMANLGPVNPVAAEEFEALRSRRDFMTAQIEDLDTSRRALGKVVAAIDRKMKDRFLETFESVDAHFQEIFAILFPGGAAQLVLTEPDDPEMTGVEVAAQPRGKKLAKMSLMSGGEKSLTALALLFAVYRTRPCPFYILDEVEAALDDTNLRRFISFVDSMRTHTQFIVVTHQRRTMEMADVLYGVSMQADGVSKVVSQKLDRAGNVGEVADELGVVQ comes from the coding sequence GTGCACCTCAAGTCGCTGATACTGAAGGGTTTCAAGTCCTTCGCCGACAGGAGCGTGCTCTCGCTGGAGCCAGGCGTGACGACTGTCGTCGGGCCCAACGGATCCGGCAAGTCCAACATCTCTGACGCTGTCCTGTGGGTCCTGGGTGAGCAGAGCGCCAAGACGCTGCGCGGCCAGGCCATGGAGGACGTCATCTTCGCCGGTTCGTCGGCGCGTCAGGCTGTTGGCGTCGCGGAAGTCGATCTCGTGCTGGACAACTCAGATGGGACTTTGCCTCTTGAGTTCACCGAGGTCACCATCACCCGACGAATGTACCGCTCAGGTGAGAGCGAGTATCTGATCAACCAGTCCCCGGCTCGTCTGATGGACGTACAGGACCTGATGCACGATTCGGGCCTCGGGCGGGACACACACTCGATCATCAGCCAGGGCCGCTTGGACGAGGTACTCAACTCACGTCCAGAGGATCGCCGCGCCCTGATCGAAGAGGCTGCAGGTGTCCTGAAGCACAAGAAGCGCAAGGAGCGTGCGGTTCGCAAGCTCGCCGGTTTGGAAGCGCACCTGGAACGCGCGCGCGACATCGCCCTCGAGATCGACCGACAGTTGAGACCGCTGGAGCGTCAGGCATCGAAGGCCACTCAGCACACGGACCTCGTCCATCGCATCCGAGATCTCGACGTTGCCCTTGCCGTCGATGACCTGCGTGGGCTTCAGGCAGAGTGGGACGAGATCTCGAAGCGTGAGAAGGAGGCTGAAGCCGACATCGACCTGTCGCGCTACCGCCTCACAGAGAAGGAGCATGAACTCGACAAGTTCCAGTCCCTGCTCGAAGAGAAGGGACTGTTCGTCGGCGATCTCTCCGAGCAACGTCGCCGCATGCAGTCCATACTCGAACGACTGGACGCGGGGCTCCTCTTGCTTGAGGAGAAGGGCAAGAATCTCATCTCGCGGTTGTCAGAACTGCGCGCCAAACTCCACCAGGCGGAGACACGGGCGGCCTCACGCGGGGGCGAACTGGAGGCTCTGACCGCCGATCGGCTTGAGACCGACGCGAGGTTGCGCGGGTTCTACACTCAGCTCAGTGAGCTGCGCAAAGAGTCCGAGCGCGTGCGCAAGGCTCGTACGGCCGCTGATGATGAACTGGCCCGTCTGTCCGCCGAGGTGAGGCGCTCGCGCAAGCTTCTCGATGATGATCGCCTTGCACTCTCCAAGGCGGAGCAGGCTGTCTCGTCTTCAGGGTTGGAGATCGAACTTCTGGAACGGCGCCAGTCCCAGGTGCACGAGAGCCGTCAGGCTGGACAGGCGACGCTGTCCGCGCGCCGATCGCGTCTAGACAATCTCGACTCACTCACCGCGCGAGTCAAACGTGACATGGCTTTGGCCGACTCAGATGTCGACAAGCGAGTGCGCGTTCTTGACTCGCGCCGCCGTGAACTGGATGCCCAGCGAGAGGCCCTGACGTCTGCCCGTGCCGAGGCACGCGGGCTGGAAGAGGTCGATCGCGCGTTCGCTGCAGCCTCTCCGGCACTTGCATGGGCGATCTCCAAGCGTGACGAGCTACCTGGTGTCATCGGGCCTGTCGCCGAGGCGCTCCGCACCTCAGACCGCTTTGAGGGACTGGTGGAGCGGCTGCTCGGGGCTGACCTGTTCGGCCTTCTGGTTCAAGACGCGGCTTCAGCTGCGGCCGTGGCGACTTCGGTTGCGTCGAACGCAGCGGGCGAGATCGCCCTTCTGCCCGTCGCGGACATGCGTTCTCATCACTCGAGCACTGTTGCAGCGGGCACGAGGCTCTTCGACCACCTGGACTGTGACGAACAGGCCAGACCGGCTCTGGAGGCCCTTCTCGGCGACGTCATGTTGGTCGACTCGATTGAGGATGCGCTGGCCGCTTCAGCCGCCGACACCACGGGTTCTCGCTTCACCACGCTCTCCGGGGCCGTCGTGTGGCCGTCGGGAAAACTGACGCTGGGTACCCAGGTCGCAGACACCGAGGGAGTCCTCGCCCGCAAGCGCCGTATCAACTCGCTCCACGAGGATATGGGTGCCCTGACCGCGCGTCTCGGCGAAGCGGAGGCCGCGCAGGCGGAGGCCGAGGATGCGTTGGCCCTCGCGCAACAGGACGCTCTCGAGTTGTCTCAGAAGTTGGCCGCCCTCTTGGGTGAACATGACTCCCTGCTTGAGGAAGTCGGCCGGCTTGAGGAGCAGCTGACGGTTCTCGACGCTGAGTCTGAGTCTATCTCCAACCGCGCGCACCTCATCAACGAACGCTCGTCCAAGGACCAGCCACTCGTCCAGCAGCTGACGGATTCTATCGCCGCTTGTGAAGCGAACATCGAATCCCTGGAGGAAGAGTCCGCTGCCGCCCGCGAGGTGCGAGATGTTCGGTTCAGGGAGGAAAGCGCGGTCGCCGAACGCCTCTCGGCGTGCCAGGTCGAGATTGCGACCGTTTCAGAGCGTGAGGTGCACCTGAAGCGTCAGCTCAAGACCATCACCGCTGAGATCACCGAGCTTGAGGAGACGGTGATACGGTCGCGCGATACTGAGAAGGCGCTCGAGCTGCTTCGGCTGCGTATTCAACCACTTCACGATCACTATCTGGCCCTCCAAGAGTATGCGGAGTCCTGGTCACTCAAGCTCAGAGATCGGGCACGTTTCGAACAGGCCGACTCAGAATCCTTGCGTCAGACCATTCACGATGCTCAGGACGCGGTTCGTGCAGCTCAGGGTGAGATCGCCGACAAGAGCGAGGCCATCAGCGAGATCCGGGTATCCCGTGGACAGTTCGAGATCCAGGTCAACCAAGCGGTTCGCCGGATCGTCGAAGAGCTCGGCGTGCCTATCGAGACGGCTCTGGGCTCCGAACCGCTTGAGGATCGTAGGGTGACCGAGGACCAGGCTCATGCACTGCGCAAGCGCATGGCCAACCTCGGCCCGGTCAACCCGGTAGCCGCTGAGGAGTTTGAAGCGCTGCGTTCGCGTCGCGACTTCATGACCGCGCAGATCGAGGACCTCGACACCTCGCGGCGCGCTCTGGGCAAGGTCGTCGCCGCCATCGACCGGAAGATGAAAGATCGATTCCTCGAGACCTTCGAATCCGTGGATGCTCACTTCCAGGAGATCTTCGCGATCCTCTTCCCCGGCGGTGCCGCGCAACTGGTACTGACGGAGCCGGACGACCCTGAGATGACCGGGGTCGAGGTGGCTGCGCAACCACGGGGCAAGAAGCTTGCGAAGATGTCGCTCATGTCAGGTGGCGAGAAATCACTCACGGCGCTCGCCCTTCTGTTCGCCGTCTATCGAACGCGCCCCTGCCCGTTCTACATCCTCGACGAAGTCGAAGCGGCCCTCGACGACACCAACCTGCGGCGTTTCATCTCGTTCGTCGATTCGATGCGCACGCACACGCAGTTCATCGTGGTGACCCACCAGCGGCGCACCATGGAGATGGCTGACGTGCTCTACGGCGTCTCGATGCAGGCGGATGGCGTCAGCAAAGTGGTCAGCCAGAAGCTCGACCGTGCCGGAAACGTCGGGGAGGTCGCAGATGAGCTCGGCGTGGTTCAGTAG
- a CDS encoding acyl carrier protein translates to MEHDEIMSKVKAVIVEQLNVDDDLVTEDASFVDDLSADSLDIVELVMALEEEFGISIPDEEAENIKTVGDAIAYIEKV, encoded by the coding sequence ATGGAGCACGATGAGATCATGAGCAAAGTCAAGGCCGTCATCGTCGAACAGCTCAATGTCGATGACGACCTCGTGACCGAGGATGCATCCTTCGTCGATGATCTGAGCGCTGACTCTCTCGACATTGTCGAGCTGGTCATGGCCCTCGAGGAGGAGTTTGGCATCTCCATCCCCGACGAGGAGGCGGAGAACATCAAGACCGTCGGCGATGCTATCGCCTACATCGAGAAGGTGTAG
- the fabK gene encoding enoyl-[acyl-carrier-protein] reductase FabK, whose product MALRTRLTKLLGIDHPIIQGGMAWTATAELAAAVSNAGGLGIIGAGHMPTELLQEQLRSAKALTDRPFGVNLMLMTPHIDDLVQLVLDEHVPVVTTGAGNPGKYMAALKEQGIKVMPIAPSVALARRMESIGADAIIGEGMEAGGHIGELTTFVLIPQLADAVQVPVIAAGGIADGRGIAAAFALGAEAVQVGTRFMCATECTIHPAVKEQVIKAKDRDTVVTGRSTGHPVRVLKNKLAREIAVLDRDNKVDEIEALGSGKLALAMRQGDIEMGSLMAGQAAAMVCSIQPAAEIVLEMLAEAEAVLGSLPRGAAS is encoded by the coding sequence ATGGCGTTGCGCACCAGACTCACGAAGCTTCTCGGCATCGATCACCCCATCATCCAGGGCGGTATGGCTTGGACGGCTACCGCCGAGCTTGCGGCTGCCGTGTCCAACGCCGGCGGTCTGGGCATCATCGGCGCGGGCCACATGCCCACCGAGTTGCTCCAAGAGCAACTCCGCTCGGCCAAGGCCCTCACCGATCGGCCCTTCGGCGTCAACCTCATGCTGATGACGCCGCACATCGACGATCTGGTACAGCTGGTTCTCGATGAGCACGTCCCTGTCGTCACAACCGGAGCCGGCAACCCGGGCAAGTACATGGCGGCACTCAAGGAACAGGGCATCAAGGTTATGCCTATCGCCCCATCGGTCGCGCTTGCGAGACGCATGGAGTCCATCGGTGCGGACGCGATCATCGGTGAAGGCATGGAGGCCGGTGGCCACATCGGCGAACTCACGACATTCGTCCTCATCCCGCAGCTCGCGGATGCCGTGCAGGTACCCGTCATAGCCGCGGGGGGCATTGCTGATGGCAGGGGCATCGCGGCTGCCTTCGCTCTGGGCGCTGAGGCGGTGCAGGTCGGAACGCGCTTCATGTGCGCGACGGAGTGCACTATCCACCCCGCAGTCAAAGAGCAGGTCATCAAGGCCAAGGACCGCGATACGGTAGTCACCGGCAGGTCCACAGGCCATCCGGTGCGCGTGCTCAAGAACAAGCTCGCTCGCGAGATCGCCGTCCTCGACCGGGACAACAAGGTCGACGAGATCGAAGCGCTCGGCTCCGGCAAACTCGCGCTGGCGATGCGCCAGGGTGACATCGAGATGGGTTCACTCATGGCGGGGCAGGCCGCTGCCATGGTCTGCTCCATCCAGCCCGCCGCCGAGATTGTCTTAGAGATGCTCGCTGAGGCCGAAGCGGTTCTGGGCAGCCTACCTCGCGGGGCCGCATCGTGA
- the fabF gene encoding beta-ketoacyl-ACP synthase II, with the protein MRRVAVTGMGVVSCTGVGVDAMWDSLANGRSGITPIEHFDASAYTTRFAGSVNGFDPSGVIDSKEARRMSRFQQFAMVAADEAMREAGLTEIDDELALRVGVIVGSGIGGVSSMEEQTTVLSERGPGRISPFLVPMMIVDLAAGHISIRYGLKGINYAVVSACATGNHALGEAFEVIRRGDADIVVSGGFDAGVTPLGVAGFASARALSTRNDDPQAASRPWSASRDGFVMAEGGAILVLEEWEHAVARGARIRAELVGYGATADAYHVTAPAPDGSGARRSMLLALEKAGLTPDDVDYINAHGTSTPVGDLAETNAIKSVFGDTAPLVSSTKSMMGHMLGGAGAVEAIACILAMENGLVPPTINLDDPDPECDLDYVPLVARQADLHVAMSNSFGFGGHNATLVFART; encoded by the coding sequence ATGAGGCGTGTCGCCGTCACCGGTATGGGTGTCGTCTCCTGCACGGGAGTCGGCGTGGACGCTATGTGGGACTCCCTGGCCAACGGGCGCAGCGGAATAACTCCTATAGAGCACTTCGATGCGTCTGCCTACACCACTCGATTCGCCGGCTCAGTGAACGGTTTCGACCCTTCCGGGGTGATCGATTCCAAGGAAGCCAGGCGCATGTCTCGCTTCCAGCAGTTCGCGATGGTCGCCGCTGACGAGGCGATGCGCGAGGCCGGGCTCACCGAGATCGACGACGAGCTGGCGCTGCGTGTCGGTGTGATAGTCGGTTCGGGAATCGGCGGCGTTTCCTCCATGGAGGAGCAGACCACCGTCCTGTCTGAGCGCGGACCCGGGCGCATCAGCCCGTTTCTCGTGCCGATGATGATCGTCGACCTTGCCGCCGGGCACATCTCCATTCGCTACGGTCTCAAGGGCATCAACTACGCCGTGGTGTCCGCATGCGCCACCGGCAACCACGCGCTGGGAGAGGCCTTCGAAGTCATTCGGCGCGGAGATGCAGATATCGTCGTCTCGGGCGGCTTCGATGCTGGTGTCACGCCGTTGGGCGTTGCCGGCTTCGCGTCCGCTCGTGCACTGTCCACCCGCAACGATGACCCGCAGGCCGCCTCGCGGCCATGGAGTGCCTCGCGCGATGGATTCGTCATGGCGGAAGGCGGCGCGATACTGGTGCTTGAGGAGTGGGAACACGCCGTTGCCCGCGGTGCTCGAATCAGAGCCGAGCTGGTGGGCTACGGGGCGACAGCGGACGCATACCACGTGACTGCTCCCGCTCCCGACGGATCCGGTGCCAGGCGTTCGATGCTCTTGGCCCTGGAGAAGGCCGGACTCACACCTGATGACGTCGACTATATCAATGCCCACGGCACTTCCACGCCGGTGGGCGACCTCGCTGAGACCAACGCGATCAAGAGCGTTTTCGGCGACACCGCGCCCCTCGTGTCCAGCACCAAATCCATGATGGGTCACATGCTCGGGGGAGCGGGTGCCGTCGAGGCAATCGCCTGCATACTTGCGATGGAGAATGGGCTCGTGCCTCCGACCATCAACCTGGACGACCCTGATCCGGAGTGCGATCTCGACTATGTTCCTCTCGTGGCCCGACAGGCCGATCTGCACGTGGCCATGAGCAACTCGTTCGGATTCGGCGGCCACAACGCCACCCTCGTCTTCGCACGCACGTAG